In Takifugu rubripes chromosome 22, fTakRub1.2, whole genome shotgun sequence, the genomic window CTGAGCTCCTGGACTGACCTGCCTGCCCTTGGACATGAGTCTGTGGCCCTGGACAAACTGCTGTCCCTCCCTGAGAGACAGCAGCTAGAGGGGGCAGGAGCTGGACTACTGCTGTGGGATAATACAGAGAATGAGGCGGAAGAAGAGCAAATCATTGTTTGTGAGATGAGACAACAAACGGATAACTTAATGGAATCCATACAGGGGGATAGAAATGTAGACACAGGTGCAGATTTTGGAGAGAGATGTGAAGACAAGAAACCACCACTACCatctctgtgttttccagcaaGGTAATTTTCATATACTTACTTTTTTTAAGTTTCTATTTTATACATCTATATTTCATTATTATAATCACCTAACATTAGCCATTGTAATGAGTAAGTAAATGAGTGAACAATCAATATTAGGATAAATGTTACTTGCCTCTATTGAGGCTACAGCATTAGCCACAAGGACCAATGCCACCCATGAAGCAAAATCACCACGGTGGTTTAAAAtagtaaatcaataaaatagtAGATAGTATAACAATAAAAACCATCCCATGACACTGAGAAGGGTCCTTGATAGGACCAGTTCCACTCAGGGGTTGAGACTGAAATCAACACAATACCTCAGTACTCAGTAGATAGAGGGATGAGATAAGACCACAGTGATCTCAAAGCAGTAACCGtcacaatggcaaaaaatgAGTGTATGTGTGGGCCAAAGAAGCTACAAGCCTCGAAGGCTGCCATGAAGCACAGCTAGAGtagaaaaaacaacagcacTCCATAAATGCCAAATGAAGCAGTCGCTGATAGATGAGATACTCATTTAGGCTGACACAAAACCAAACAAGTCCCCCCATGAAGGGCCCACAGAGGTGAACAGAGTCATCAGATGACCGGCGATCCTCGGCATAAAGATCCTGTCATCCATAATCTTGGCTCAGATGAGTGTGCAGGTGTCTGCattcaaatcaatctttatttatatagcgtcttatacgatcaaaattgtttcaaggcgctttccagaatccaagggcctaaccccagacaagcaacagtggcaaggaagaaaccttgagcaggaccaggctcatgtagggggaccctcctgctgatggccggctgggtaaagagagaggagaggagaggagaggagaggagaggagaggagaggagaggagaggagaggagaggagaggagaggagaggagaggagaggagaggagaagagaagagaagagaagagaagagaagagaagagaagagaagagaagagaagagaagagaagagaagagaagagaagagaagagaagagaagagaagagaagagaagagaagagaagagaagagaggagaggcacagagcacagagcacagagcacagaaacacacacaaaaatacactatacagtggccagcggggccggaggtcatcatgcagctccgaaggcggcgatacctgtaaatgaatgggggggggggggcagaaaaactacacaggaatcagcataactagtctgcttgatgaggaggaggaaaggagaggagaggaaaccatgacccagtggggttacagaggcctgtcaggtgatcatgtttccggacccctgcagccttggcctataacagcatagctaagatgtgacctaacgattagacggcCCCCTAAGTATggtaatttgtctatctatgatagtaactggaactacagaattagtaacaataagctttttcaaagaggtaggttttaagtctgatcttaaaagtagcgatggagtcagccgtacctggacagggagctggttccatagcagggaggcctctgataataaagaattacaatagtcgagcctggaaacaacaaaagcatgaattaacttttcagcatcatgccacgtcagtagcttcctaatctttgtgatgttcctctggtgaaaaaaggcacttctagagactaatttaatgtgtgagttgaaggagagattttgattaAAGGTTACggtactcctagattcctcacagagagactagatgttaatgagataccatctagagtgatcatgtgatctaatctatccctgagaggttcaggaccaaacactgCATACACACATTCTAAGTGTGAAGGAGGATGGAGACAACCTCACACCTTCAGGGACAAGTTGAGGTTCAGTATCAAGTTTAAGGCTTCTTCAGTTGGCAGGATGCAGCCGGTGATCCTGTCACTGGAATGGTTTTAGAAATACCCTGAGATAGCAACTGATTCACAGAACTAGGTTCTAACTGCAGTCATGAACTgaacaaatgcagaaaaaatgctgttttaatcCTTTGATGATGGTCTTTTACAGAGTTTATTATTTTCTCCTGAGCAGGGTAGAATGCAGCCTGAAACATTCCTCTTCAGTGGATGATATCAAGAGTGACCAGAGGTACTGGCAAAAGAGACTACAGCTGAGACACAGCTGTACTGGTGAGAATAGTATGATTTCATTCAAGATTTCCAGACTTAAACTggtgattgcagaaagaaatgaagctGTAGCTTCACCTCAACTAGAAGAAAACCAGCACAAAGTTCTGACAGAAGGATTCATTGAGTAATGTGAGGCCCCTAAGTTTATCACGGTTATAATCAATCCAAACTTGAGTaggcaaacattttttttcaacttAGTACTTCttattcaattatttttataCCTGTTCCATTACAAAGATTCTCTCTTCTCTATTTCAGCCGGTATAGAAACAGCTGAAAAAAGCAATCCATCCATTGCACCATTCAGCACAGATCTGCATTTCCTGCCAAACATCCAGGTAACACATTAAATCACCTCCTACATTATGAAGCAATGACAGGAGGAGTGTGCCTAGTCCCGAAAACGTCtattttttacaaaagaaacaTAGATTTATTTGTATCATTGTGACAATATGtaatctccttctctctctctctctctctctctctctctctctttctctctctctctctctgtgtcacaCACAGAGTAATATGTGTACAAGGAGTTAATGTccttctgtccctctgtccccagTGCAAACGGCCGATGACCCAAAGTCTGTTAGACACGAAGGCAAACACCTTTGTGACATTACCTCCTGGTGAAATACGACCACCCTCCAAACTGATAGACAGAACTCATCATGTCACTGAGAAAGTTACGCAGGTCACTcaacctctttttcctcttccaaactagacaaaataaaatcaagagcTGCTCATCATTTTTAGATGCCGTGTCCAGACATCGCGCTCGATCATGGTTTCTGATCACAGCTTTTCTCTTCAGATGAGCAGCTTAAAGTAGATGAGTAATTTTACAACCTTATGTAGGTGACTGGACTCTGACCCTTTTTTACTGGTGTACTATAAGCGCAAACATCATAAAATGCACTAAAGCAAGTCTGTGGATGCAGCAGCCTCAGTGTCTCTCACTGGTGTTCATGTCATCTGTTGTATCATTTTGTCTGGAGCTGTGAAGGTTTTTTAAGCACACACGTATGTACAGACCATATTAATGGAAaagtgatgatggatggatggatggatggatggatggatggatggatggatggatggatggatggatggatggatggatggatggatggatggatggatggatggatggatggatggatggatggatggatggatggatggatggatggatggatggatggatggatggatggatggatggatggatggatcctgGTTTGAGCTGACTGCCATCACCTGTGTTCATTAAACAGTCCTTATACACAGAGATTAAGCCACGTTTGTCTGCTCCAGGTTCTGTCTCTGGGGGATGATGTGCTGCCAGAGTATAAGCTACAGACTCCCAGGATCCAAAAGTGGACCATCCTTCACTACAGTCCGTTCAAAGCTGTGTGGGACTGGGTCATTCTGCTCCTCGTGATTTATACAGCCATATTTACCCCATACTCTGCCACATTTCTCCTGAGGTTTGTTGaatttctgctgtgtttataaACCATTAAACTGTACtttatttttccatgttttttaaTCCACTAAAGAATACATACCACACAGTTAAAGATACACACGTTACATCATGGTTACTTGGAAGGGCAGGCAAGAGATGCACCCTGGCGCCCCCATGTGGTCAAGAATACTCACTGGACATAAATTACATACTGGGTTAAATATGTATTTGTGTCTCTTGCATCAGAATGGATCTTTCATGATATTTATGATACATTCTTAGCGTGTCGATTCTGGTTACTGGCAGTAGTTGTCACATTTGAAAACAAAGTCCCTTAAACGTGTTTCTAGTGACCAGGAGGAAACAGCCATGCAGACCTGCGGTTACTCCTGTTCTCCCCTCGATGTGGTGGATTTTATCGTTGACATCATGTTCATTGTTGATATTGTCATCAACTTCAGAACCACATATGTTAACTCCAATGAAGAGGTGAGCAGACTAACAACAGATCACTCATATGCCTGCTTATAAGCAGTAAATGTTAGGTTAGGCAGGAATCATAACTGTGTAATCACCATTATTTAGATACTATTGACTGACATTTAGAGAGGTAAGATGAAGAAAAGTATGCGTTAGTGATGTTTCTTGAGAAATCTTTGCAGCAAGAGTTGGATGGTGTTTAGGATAGTTGCCTCTTGGTTGCCAAAACATTTGTGCCCTGGAATGGAATGGTCCAGAATGGGTGAATGGATAGAGTAAATATTGTTCTCTTTCTCAGGTGGTTACTCAGTCATCCCTTATTGCTGTTCACTACTTTAAAGGGTGGTTCCTCATCGACATGGTGGCAGCCATTCCCTTTGACCTCCTCATCTTTCGTTCAGCAGACGAAGTGCTgaggggaggtggagaaggagaggtAAGGTGGAGGGAACGAGcggaaagagagaagagacacATCAAGTTCTGAACTCTAGAGGAGAAAATCTTGTTTGTTATGGAATAGGcactgctcaaaaaattagaggaacgctttttaatcagagtatagcaacctatcagtcaaacttctgggatattgatcaggtcagttaagtagcagaggggttttttaatcagtttctgctgctttgttgttaattaaatcaacattggcccccaaaacaggaatggctttccaggttgtggccactgatacttttttccccctcctcgtctcttttggctgattttttactgactgactttctactgctgtagttattcatttggtttggatcaacatctctgttgatagcatggtgcggtacctggacgctacagaggttgcacaagtagtccaactcctccaggatggcacatcaatatgtgccgttgcaagaaggttGTGCTGTGTagcccagcacagtctcaagagcatggaggagattccaggagacaggtagttactccaggagagctggagagggccgtagaaggtccttaaaccctcagcaggatcggtatctgctcctttatgcaaggaggaacaggatgagcactgccagagccctacaaaatgacctccagcaggccactggtgtgaatgtttctgaccaaacaatcagaaacaggctccatgagggtagcctgagggcccgacgtcctgtagtgggccctgtgcttaCTGCCtggcaccgtagagctcgattggcatttgccatagaccaccagaactggcaactacgccactggtgTCCTGTACTCTTCACTGATGAGAGCTGGTTCAACATGAGCACCTGCGccagacgtgaaagggtctggagctgctgtggagaacgttatgctgcctgtaacatcattcagcatgaccggtttggtggtgggtcagtgatggtctggggaggcatatccctggaaggacgcacagacctctacaggttagataatggcaccctgactgctattaccgttaggtatcgggatgaaatccttggacccactgtcagaacctacgctggtgcagtgggacctgggttccttctggtccacgacaatgcccgacctcatgtggctagagtatgcaggcatttcctggaggatgaaggaattgataccattgactggccctcacgttcacctgacctaaacccaatagaacacctctgggacattatgtttaggtccatccggcgccgccaggttgatcctcagcctgtccaggagctcatcgatgccctggtccagatctgggaggagatcccccaggacaccattcgtcgtctcattaggagcatgccccaaagttgtcaggcatgcgtacaagcacgtgggggccacacaaactactgagaatcattttgagttgctacaatgatattttggcaaaatggaccagtctccTGCACCATTCTTTCACtctcatttttggggtgtcttttatcaccccccctccctatagggtgatcattttcatttctatcaaattatgtggcatcattttgttactaatacatctcCTACTACTTTATATCTTTCCTActaggaaagatattcaagatcatttttccccccgtttagatctgatgtgttttcaaagtgttcctctaatttttttgagcagtgtatataaAATGCATACTTTCAAGGTTTTGCTACTCCTGACAGACCACCACCCTGATTGGCTTGCTGAAAACGGCTCGGCTGTTGCGATTGGTTCGTGTAGCCAGGAAGTTGGATCGTTACTCAGAGTATGGTGCCGctgtcctctttctcctcatGTGTACCTTTGCTCTAATTGCCCACTGGCTGGCCTGTATCTGGTACATGACTTTCTTCATTTCAattctgaataaaataaaataaaataattttcttATTGCTGAAGCTTTTAGTGAAAAACCTTTAAATATGGTCttattttgattatttattttaataattcagaTAATAATCAGCAGTAATATTTGacaataatttttaaaaaatcattcatGTTGTATTTTTCTTTATCAAGATTAAATGTTGTGTTCAAGCAGTTTCACTTCTTTTAGGATCTGGTCATAGTCATACGTCATTTCCTtgattttgttgctgtttttgtcatTCCCACAGGTATGCCATTGGTAACGTTGAGCACTCAACTTCAGCTGGAATCGGCTGGCTGGACAATCTGGGGGAGCAGCTGGGGAAGCCGTACAATGACTCCATGGTTGGGTCTGGTCCGTCTATCAGGGATAAATATGTCACCGCTCTATACTTCACCTTCAGCAGTCTGACCAGTGTAGGTTTTGGAAACGTTTCCCCAAACACAAACTCTGAGAAGATCTTCTCCATCTGTGTTATGCTTATCGGAGGTGACCTTTAGCTTTGATAATGTTATTGTGCCGACAGTAATTTAACGTCACTGTTTAGTGGTAACAGAGTGTTAACgtctgtctccagctctgaTGTATGCCAGTATCTTTGGTAATGTGTCAGCCATAATCCAGAGGCTGTACTCTGGCACAGCCCGCTATCATGCTCAGATGATAAGAGTTCGGGAGTTCATCCGCTTCCACCAGATTCCAAACCCTCTGAGACAGCGACTTGAGGAATACTTCCAACACGAGTGGTCATACACTAATGGGATTGACATGAATGCCGTAAGTATGAGTGACTTTATCACCAGCGTGATAAGAAATATCCAGGGCAGAATGGTTAAAAAATCTTGAAAAATTGCgagttttttaaatgtgcaaataGCAGTCCCCATATTTAACTGGTATTCTGGTGACCAGAATAGGCAAATACTACTGGTGACCAGAATAGGCAAATACTTTATTATCACATTAACATATTGATGTCAGAAGATAAAATACCACAAATACCAAAATTTATTTAGGCTTATCCTGACAAAATGGCTGTTAAGTCCTGCTCTACTCCTGATATGTGGTTTGGTTcaataaagcatttattttgtttcatttgttaaagttttaattaaattaatttaatttaattaaatgtgGATGAGCAAGATACAGTGAACAGTACCGTAAATGTAAGAGTGATGCTGTGTCAGACTGGGATGATAAAGCTGTTATACGTATATACCAGCCTATAGCTGAAGCAACCACATACCTGTAGTAAAAATAGAACCATATCAGAACTAAACAGTTTTGGTTAAAATGCAACAGTAGATCCTTGTTACATTTCTCTGTTGGGCCTTGTGGGAGATTTGTGCATGTGGTTTTCCAAAGCTCTGCTGTATGTTCATGTTATCCATCCATATTTCTCTTTAAGGTTTTAAAGGGTTTTCCAGAGTGTCTCCAGGCAGATATTTGTCTCCACCTCAACAGGACTCTGCTTCAGAACTGTAAAGCATTCAAAGGTAATGCCAACTTACATTCGCAGCAGAAAGTTTCATAAAAATATTAAAGTTCACACAGTAGAACATCACCAGCAGCCATTGAATTATTTAGATATATGTTGCTGTCACAATATCTGATTATTTAGACCAGATGAAATGATCAGTAATCAATTTTAAACCTCTGCCCATATAATTAATTTTATGCCTTTAAATTCAGCCACATGCaacaatattaaatatatagTAGTAAACATTTGGCTATATCAAAATGTAAATTAATATGTAGACATTTCTGCTAGCATCATGTCACTTTAAATGGTCCTCTCACTTTCTGATTCTTACAATATTtcaaacaacacaacagaacactGATGCAGTTAGTCATGTATGATTTGTATGGATAGAAGATATTTCCAGTACAGTAATTTAACGCCCAAATGACACATACAGTCACATCAACATTAGTAAACAGCAGCTAAAGCTTTCAGACGAACTGTGAGTAACGTGCGtgaaaagaattttaaaaaaacaaacagaaaaactcCAGTCCAGTCAAGTGACGTGTttaaaaaatgtagaaaaaaaggttgaaaagTTTGGAGGAAAACTATTGAACTTTTACTAATGTCTTCAAAATAACTAAAGAGCAAAAGAACATGGACATGAAGTGTTTTTCTGAGCAGTGGGAGTTAATGTAAGAACTAGTTAGGATAGACATGACCAAGCCATTATAACAAAACATGAGCAGTTTGCTAGATACTTTTTTTGGCAAGGGCCAACAAgatacaggtgaaacacagggagGTAGGGAAAGACAAGTAAGGTGGGAAGATTGAAGcagggaagacaggaagtaacagaaaaaacagaaataaaacaacaatatgAATAACAGACaacttgtggcttttttttaacaaacaaataatcttttaaagaaattaaattGGGGGGAAACTTACAAAATAAATCTTATGTGTGCCATAAAAAAGAACATTGGGAAAATGTTTGATCATTATTACGTTTAGGATCTACAAAAGGTTGTCTGAGAGCGCTGGCCATGAGGTTTAAGACCGCCCATGCTCCTCCAGGGGACACTCTGGTCCATGCTGGTGACCTGATCTCAGCTCTGTACTTCATCTCCAGAGGATCTATAGAGATCCTCAAAGGGCGTGTGGTGGTCGCTATATTAGGTGAGCAGTGAATATTAGGTGAGCAGTGAACACGTGAATCAAGCGAGATGTGTTTTTATGGCTGTATATCTGGGAAAAGTTTAACACATTGATATTTCTGCTCATATCCTTCACATGTCTTCTTCTGCCATAGGAAAGAACGATATATTTGGAGAGCCAATTAATCTCTATGTTCTTCCTGGAAAATCCAGTACTGATGTCAGAGCCCTGACCTACTGTGATCTGCACAAAATAAGTCGGGAGGATATGCTAGAGGTTATCTCTTTACACCCATCCAATAAAGACATGCAAATAACTACTCATTCCAGTATATGGAGTTCTTTGATGATATAACTTGAGTACATCTTTATGTTTGGCTCCTAATTCATTTCTTGTATttgtttctgcaggttctggatATGTACCCTGAATTTTGTGATACGTTTTGGTCCAATTTGGAGATTACTTTCAATCTCAATGATGTATGATTACTTGTGTTACTTTTTTGAAAAATGTATGTCTATAAATCCTGTCACAAATTGTGACCAAGTAAAAATGACTCATCACACCTGGTctgaggataaatggactgttTATAGTGGGAAAGAGAGACTAATGGCCAGTTAGAGGCTGAAATCTGGAGTGGTTTATCATAGCATTAATCTATGAGACAGAATTTAAAAAGTAGGACTTAATTTTATACACAAAATACAATAACTATTCTCTTACTTCCTCAAACCCACTAAACCTTTAAACCTATACTCCAGGGGTTTTTATTCATTCTGCAGTCTGTCTCATTCCTACACTGTTCAGTGCTCAGTTTAGCTGGTGCTATTTGGCTACATGCTTGATGAGATTGGCTGTTGTAGACACCATAGTTCAAACAAACTTATTTCAAAGTGCCTTATGTTTGTTCCCTTGAGTGGCTCTTTTACACATCAGAGTGTCCTTTAGCAAGACAGTGAACCCCAAAAGCCTTCCTGAAGGTGTGCCTCTGCTGTCAGAATGTATGTGGATGTGGACTTGTCAGGTAGAGCCGTTTGAGTGGTCAAGGATGAGGAGAAATGTTACTAATGCAcattcttctcctcccctcacccAGCTGAACAACGGAGCTGGTGCAGAAGCTGGTTCAGACTCTGATTTTTACAAACCAAAGAGGAAATACAACCGCTTGTTCGGGAACACAGGTGACATTTAGCACAACATAAACTGTTGGTCGCCACAGAAAGGTCGCCACAGGGAAACAAAGGGTGGACTGTAAATAcactttttttgtgttttcctaGACTTTTCTAAAGTACATAAAAGTCTCTtaatataaataaaagcaaaaaggggaaagattttGTGCATGAATAATAGTGTTACCATTGGAAAAACATgatttctttgggttttttttcaatgTCAAAATCTTGAGCTGCATTTCGTGTCTCAGATTCTATCATGTGAAATGAAGGTCATCACAGAAAACATCAAGTTAGGAACTCTTAATTGGATTCTTAGGAGGTTACAGAAACAGTTGTTTTTTCTACATCTTTTGTAACATTTAGTTGTGGATGCGTTTCCACCAGGTGACGTGTCATCTGTAGAGAGATTGGGAACCAACAACAGAAGCAGGAACTGGGAGCATCATGATGTCCAGAACAAcagtcacagacacacaaagtaaGAATTGGTATTCATATAGTCATTGATATTTAAAAGTACGTCCTTAAAtaacaaaaatataaaacttTCAATTTGACTTCAAAGTGTATAATTTGAAACAGTTTAGCCCAGATATAGGTACTGGTGAGTTTAAAATATGCAAGGCTCAAGTTGGTACTAAGTTTGACTGTCCAAAGTCAAAGCTGAAATCAGCCCAAGTCAGTCAAATCAGACCCTGATCACCAAGACACAGAGAGGACTGAAGCAactgaaacaaaacacaaggAATCTAGAAAGAACATGTAGACAAGAGCACTGTATGGAAACAAGGCTAATTATGGCACAGCAAGGTTTTAATACAGGGGGAGACAGTTTCACACACCTGGGGACACACCAAGCAGGGGAAGGATGAAGACAACCTAAACATGGTGAATATTTATTTGTACTTAGACCAACCTTTGTTATATATAATGTAATATCAGATTAAGTTAAAATCAATAGTACAAGGGAAAGAATATGTCTTACTGAAAGACTAAAAAGCCAATATAGATTTTAACAAAACATAACAGATAACGCAGGGTTGTCCAGAAACAAGCACCACCAAGTTGTTTGGTCTATATTTGCAAAATTGCTTTATTTCCTCCTGTGGCCTGAGGGTTAACATGGAGCTGTGTTCACCAGTGAGGATGGTTCCAGTCCTGCTCACATTGCAGTCATTGAGGGTGGATCTTCAGAACCCGACAGAAGACAGCGGATCTGTACTCTTTCAGGTGGTTCTGGGATGTATAGTCACAGAAATATacagcactgttgcctcactcTGTCTCACTATTGAGCAGATACACTCTCAGGAACAGAGAGCCAAGGGGAGCAGAGTTCCCAGGAGATGTTCTCCTCACACAGCAAGCCTTTACCTCTTGAAAAGCACCCCGAACTGGCCTCATCTTCTGCCATTTGCTGGAGACAAAAGGTGTCAATCGACAAGTGGCTGGAGGCAATGCATCAACAAATTAAGAGGTAGATCACATGACCCGATCAGTACTTTTTTACTTCAATCAAAATAACTCAACCCTCATCAAGGAGGAAATTCAGAGTTGCGCTGTCAGTGTATGAGAGTTTTGAATCAGCCAGTAAGGACTCCTTTGAACAAACATCTGATCGTGTGTTCTACCTCTATATCAGCAATCTATACTCCCCTCCAGGAAAAATGGATAAAGCATCACCAGAGATGATCGAttgcattttaaagacattcgatatatattagaaataaaaaaaaacatgataaaaagacaaatttatCCCAAATGACAATATCTAGGGAATCTCTGTCCTATTAAAGTTTAATGCATCCTTGTTGTTTTAGGGGAGGAAAAATTGACAGAATAAACCATTTGACAGCTAAATCAAAGAAGACGGGAGCTTCTCAAAATTTTATTTATCAAAACATCTTGTGTTTTTCAGGTTGGAGACTTGCATGTCAGCAGACATCAGGACCATCATGCACCTGCTGCAGAGGCATACACCAGTTATTCCACCTTCCTACAGCACACTGATGTTCAGCACACCCTCTCCGCCCACTAGGCATGTTGTTTCTGACCCCCCTGAAATGCTGTCACCAACCACGCCCCCTCAAAAACAGGAATAGAACTGCAAAACAGCCCTTTTGCTGCCTTTAATATTCATatctttttccacatttttgtcatttttcacAAAATACTGTAAAACATCACATATGTTGCTTAGTGACCACTATTAAGAGgcaaaaatggaacaaaaacatcATAGAACAATGTTGCTCCTCCTGTCTATGAAAATGTCATCTATAACTGGGTATACAAAAAGATATATACAAAATACTTGTTATTAAAAAATGAAGTCAATATTTTGAAATTGCGTTatcctgaaaacatgtaaatgAATAGATCATCAAATTCCTGGTTTCTACATACTTTTATATATATGACCTATGGTGTGTAAGCTGTCCTTTCTAGAGTTTAACAGCATCTGTGTTATACAATAAGCATATATAATATACATTTTccccaaaaacaacacaataggCTGTTCAGCATAAGGCTGAGCTCTCTGAATCCTTATTTGTAATTGAATGTAATcttagaaaagaagaaaatggttAAAGATTACATTTTC contains:
- the LOC101069094 gene encoding potassium voltage-gated channel subfamily H member 6-like isoform X3, with amino-acid sequence MPVRRGHVAHQNTFLDTIIRKFEGQNRNFIIANAQVENCAIIFCNDAFCGMCGYSRAEVMQKPCTCSFLYGPHTKRPAVAQMAKALLGAEERRVEMTLYTKEGICFHCVINVVPVKNEDGLVIMFILNFELPNDTRSSSSSPSRELNRMMRIPWLSVAWRQRLRVLLSSFRLGTGIVPQPSELSSWTDLPALGHESVALDKLLSLPERQQLEGAGAGLLLWDNTENEAEEEQIIVCEMRQQTDNLMESIQGDRNVDTGADFGERCEDKKPPLPSLCFPARVYYFLLSRVECSLKHSSSVDDIKSDQRYWQKRLQLRHSCTAGIETAEKSNPSIAPFSTDLHFLPNIQCKRPMTQSLLDTKANTFVTLPPGEIRPPSKLIDRTHHVTEKVTQVLSLGDDVLPEYKLQTPRIQKWTILHYSPFKAVWDWVILLLVIYTAIFTPYSATFLLSDQEETAMQTCGYSCSPLDVVDFIVDIMFIVDIVINFRTTYVNSNEEVVTQSSLIAVHYFKGWFLIDMVAAIPFDLLIFRSADEVLRGGGEGETTTLIGLLKTARLLRLVRVARKLDRYSEYGAAVLFLLMCTFALIAHWLACIWYAIGNVEHSTSAGIGWLDNLGEQLGKPYNDSMVGSGPSIRDKYVTALYFTFSSLTSVGFGNVSPNTNSEKIFSICVMLIGALMYASIFGNVSAIIQRLYSGTARYHAQMIRVREFIRFHQIPNPLRQRLEEYFQHEWSYTNGIDMNAVLKGFPECLQADICLHLNRTLLQNCKAFKGDTLVHAGDLISALYFISRGSIEILKGRVVVAILGKNDIFGEPINLYVLPGKSSTDVRALTYCDLHKISREDMLEVLDMYPEFCDTFWSNLEITFNLNDLNNGAGAEAGSDSDFYKPKRKYNRLFGNTGDVSSVERLGTNNRSRNWEHHDVQNNSHRHTNEDGSSPAHIAVIEGGSSEPDRRQRICTLSDTLSGTESQGEQSSQEMFSSHSKPLPLEKHPELASSSAICWRQKVSIDKWLEAMHQQIKRLETCMSADIRTIMHLLQRHTPVIPPSYSTLMFSTPSPPTRHVVSDPPEMLSPTTPPQKQE
- the LOC101069094 gene encoding potassium voltage-gated channel subfamily H member 6-like isoform X2, producing the protein MPVRRGHVAHQNTFLDTIIRKFEGQNRNFIIANAQVENCAIIFCNDAFCGMCGYSRAEVMQKPCTCSFLYGPHTKRPAVAQMAKALLGAEERRVEMTLYTKEGICFHCVINVVPVKNEDGLVIMFILNFELPNDTRSSSSSPSRELNRMMRIPWLSVAWRQRLRVLLSSFRLGTGIVPQPSELSSWTDLPALGHESVALDKLLSLPERQQLEGAGAGLLLWDNTENEAEEEQIIVCEMRQQTDNLMESIQGDRNVDTGADFGERCEDKKPPLPSLCFPARVECSLKHSSSVDDIKSDQRYWQKRLQLRHSCTAGIETAEKSNPSIAPFSTDLHFLPNIQCKRPMTQSLLDTKANTFVTLPPGEIRPPSKLIDRTHHVTEKVTQVLSLGDDVLPEYKLQTPRIQKWTILHYSPFKAVWDWVILLLVIYTAIFTPYSATFLLSDQEETAMQTCGYSCSPLDVVDFIVDIMFIVDIVINFRTTYVNSNEEVVTQSSLIAVHYFKGWFLIDMVAAIPFDLLIFRSADEVLRGGGEGETTTLIGLLKTARLLRLVRVARKLDRYSEYGAAVLFLLMCTFALIAHWLACIWYAIGNVEHSTSAGIGWLDNLGEQLGKPYNDSMVGSGPSIRDKYVTALYFTFSSLTSVGFGNVSPNTNSEKIFSICVMLIGALMYASIFGNVSAIIQRLYSGTARYHAQMIRVREFIRFHQIPNPLRQRLEEYFQHEWSYTNGIDMNAVLKGFPECLQADICLHLNRTLLQNCKAFKGSTKGCLRALAMRFKTAHAPPGDTLVHAGDLISALYFISRGSIEILKGRVVVAILGKNDIFGEPINLYVLPGKSSTDVRALTYCDLHKISREDMLEVLDMYPEFCDTFWSNLEITFNLNDLNNGAGAEAGSDSDFYKPKRKYNRLFGNTGDVSSVERLGTNNRSRNWEHHDVQNNSHRHTNEDGSSPAHIAVIEGGSSEPDRRQRICTLSDTLSGTESQGEQSSQEMFSSHSKPLPLEKHPELASSSAICWRQKVSIDKWLEAMHQQIKRLETCMSADIRTIMHLLQRHTPVIPPSYSTLMFSTPSPPTRHVVSDPPEMLSPTTPPQKQE